Within Sorangiineae bacterium MSr11367, the genomic segment GGCGCAGGACCCCACCCCGCTGTTGTCCCTGCCGGATTTGCATGCGATGCGAACGCGGCTCGGTCTTCTGGCCAAGGGCCTGGCGAAGCATTGGGAACCGGAGGCGACCCTGCACGTCGAGGGGCTCTCGTTCCGATGGGGCCGTGATGCAGACCGGCTCACCGTGGGGCCGGGGCCCGTGTCGGTTGCCCGGCGCGGGGATCGGCTCGCCGTGGAGTTCTCCACGAACCGCGCGACGGAATCGCACTCGGGTACGCCGCTGTCGCTGCGCGGGGACATTCCGCTCGAGCGGGGTGACATGGAGCTTTCGCTGGCCGGCGGGCCGGTCGCGCTGGCACCGCTCGGTGTCAAGGAGGGCGCGGGCGGCCTGACCGACGTGGGCCGGGGCACTTTGTCCGGGAAAGGGAGCCTCGTGCTCTCCGATGCGGGCGATGCGCTGGCCTTCGACATCGACGTGGGGGCGAAGGATCTCTCCATCTCCAACCCGAAGCTCGCCGACGATGTGGTGCGAGGCCTGGCCATCTCGGCGCGGGCCCGGGGCGCGCTGAACGACAAGGGCCTTCTGCGCATCGACGATGCACAGGCCACGTTGGGCGCGCTGCGCGTGGCCGTTCGCGGTACCCTGGAGCAGACCGGCAGCCATGCGCTGGGATCGCTGTCGTTCGCGGTGCCGCAGGCGCAGTGTCAGGCGCTGTTCGAGAGCATCCCCGGCGCGCTTCTCCCCACCCTGAGCGGCGCCGCGATGAAGGGGACCTTCGGTGGAAAGGGCCAGCTGCAATTCGATTCGCGCAAGCTCGACGACTTGCTGCTCGACTACGACTTCGACAACCTCTGCAAGCTCACGGTGGTGCCGCAGGAGATCGACCACGGCCGCTTCACGAAGCCGTTCCTGCACCAGGTGTATCACCCCGATGGAACGGTGGGGCAGGAGGAGACGGGGCCGGGCACCGAAGCGTGGACGGAGCTCGGGGCCATCAGTCCCTTCCTGCAGGTGGCGGTGCTGACCACCGAGGACGGCGCCTTCTTTCGCCACCATGGCTTCAACCACCGCGCCATTCGCGATTCGCTCATCGCCAACTTGAAGGCGCGGCGGTTCGTGCGTGGGGCGAGCACCATCACGATGCAGCTCGCGAAGAACCTCTTTTTGTCGCGCGAAAAGACGTTGTCGCGCAAGTTCGAGGAGGTCATCCTGGCGAGCTACCTCGAGCAGAATTTCTCCAAGCAGGAGATCATGGAGCTCTACTTGAACGTCGTGGAGTTCGGGCCCGACGTGTACGGCGTCGGGCACGCTTCCGAGCACTACTTCGGTCGCAAGCCCGAGGAGATCCACTTGCCCGAGGCGTTCTTCCTCTCCTCGCTTTTGCCGCGGCCGCTCGCGTACCACAAGACGTACGAGCGTGGGGAGCTCTCCGAGT encodes:
- a CDS encoding transglycosylase domain-containing protein, which encodes MLRRLRDALAAIPTGIVRWVLLSVAGVGLVVVLSFPPLMRGRVKAVAEKRGLEVGVGSIRPGWFALKLSDVDVRPEGTSGARATLSQVEISLDMWLRPKKVAVVGGHVEANGALDDLEKELDAWRARHPSKGAGAPTGKRLLEVTADALSIAWNGGADGVEGSGIALARDEDGMRVTVPELHAHHDGWSVELSEAGARFSKQGALAEAQAARVAVELAAPAPMESSTKKPASAPAEPPPAPTQREEPGPRSRRLASARAKGSPPPPPDPAQDPTPLLSLPDLHAMRTRLGLLAKGLAKHWEPEATLHVEGLSFRWGRDADRLTVGPGPVSVARRGDRLAVEFSTNRATESHSGTPLSLRGDIPLERGDMELSLAGGPVALAPLGVKEGAGGLTDVGRGTLSGKGSLVLSDAGDALAFDIDVGAKDLSISNPKLADDVVRGLAISARARGALNDKGLLRIDDAQATLGALRVAVRGTLEQTGSHALGSLSFAVPQAQCQALFESIPGALLPTLSGAAMKGTFGGKGQLQFDSRKLDDLLLDYDFDNLCKLTVVPQEIDHGRFTKPFLHQVYHPDGTVGQEETGPGTEAWTELGAISPFLQVAVLTTEDGAFFRHHGFNHRAIRDSLIANLKARRFVRGASTITMQLAKNLFLSREKTLSRKFEEVILASYLEQNFSKQEIMELYLNVVEFGPDVYGVGHASEHYFGRKPEEIHLPEAFFLSSLLPRPLAYHKTYERGELSESWTKSIRFLMETAFKRGTISRGELDYGLSETLMFHKPEQPRPPPRSPVIGSRLFEQSIQK